The genomic interval GAACTTGTGATCACCTACGAAAACGTCTGGAAAGAAATATGGAAAATAGAAGACGTTCCCATCTATGGTGAAACTCCTCAAGAGGAAGTTCCTTCTATGAGTATAGACATTGGAAACCTCAAAAAACTCGCAAGAGAAACCCTTGAAGAAGTGGAATACATAGATCGCGGTATCCTGTCGGAAGTGAAAGAGAGCGGTACACTGAGCCTCTCTTCCTGGGTCGACACCCTCTACAGGAGCGCTGTTCAGTACAGGAAAACAAGGGACAAAAAAGTGGTGGAAAATCTTCTGCCGTTCTACTTCGCGAGAACCGCACGCTTTGCGGAAGAGGTAAAATCTCTATCGGATGAAGAGGCAGAAAGGTACGTGTACGAACAGCTCGATGTGTTTCTGGAGAAGAAACACTCGCTCAGGGAGGAATGGAAAGTTGAAGATAAGAGATAAAATTCTGAACGTCTACACACAGTTCAGTCCTGCAGAGCGCAAAGTCGCGGATTACGTGCTCGAAAGGCCGGACGATGTCATCCACTACTCGATCACAGAGTTCGCAAAGATCGTGGGTGTGAGCGAAACCACGATTCACAGGATGATCAAAAAGCTCGATTTCGAAGGTTACCAGGCCTTCAAGATCGCACTTGCAAGAGAACTCAGCGGGCTCGAAGAAACCATAGAAAGAAGAGATTTCATAGACGAGGAGATAGACATCCTCAGAAGGCTCAAGGACACCCTCGATATGAAGAACGTGGAAAAGGCGGTGGAGTGGATACTCTCCGCCCACCGCATTCTTTTCTTCGGTGTGGGACTCTCGGGAGTGGTTTCTGAGTACGCGAGCCTGAAGTTCTCTCTTCTTGGCTTCCACACGTTCTTTTCCAACGACCCGCACGTTCAGGTGATAGAGGCCGTGAATCTGACCGGTGAAGACCTGGTGATCTCGATCAGTCACACGGGAAACATCAGAGACACGGTGAAATCCACCCAGGTGGCAAAAGACATGGGAGCGAAGACGATCGCAATCACAACGAACAGACAGTCAGAACTCGCCAAGGTGGTTCATCTGGTGCTTCAAAGCCCGCCCGTGAAGTACGACACCTACGAATTCCTCAGGGAGAACATCGGAGAGATCGCCGTTGTGGATGTGCTCTTCAAGGAAACGTTCCAAAGAATATACCGGGAGAGGAAGAAACACTTCGAAAACCTGGAAGGAGTGTTCAAACCGAAGAGATTTTGAGATTTTAGATTCTAATCGGAAATAATTGCTCACTTTCACAAATAAAACTCGAAAATCACGAAAAATAGGACTTGACTTTGCAGAAGTCCGAATGGTACATTTTTTCTCGATGACCCTGATAAATAAGTAAAGTTTACTAATTAACGGGAGGTATCGGTATGCGTAGATTTATGTTCATTTTATTGATCGTTGAGCTCTCTTTCGTTCTCTTTGCAAGTGACGAGTTCGTGAAAGTGGAAAACGGAAAATTCGCTCTGAACGGAAAAGAATTCAGATTCATTGGAAGCAACAACTACTACATGCACTACAAGAGCAACAGAATGATAGACAGTGTTCTGGAGAGTGCCAGAGACATGGGTATAAAGGTCCTCAGAATCTGGGGTTTCCTCGACGGGGAGAGTTACTGCAGAGACAAGAACACCTACATGCATCCTGAGCCCGGTGTTTTCGGGGTGCCAGAAGGAATATCGAACGCCCAGAGCGGTTTCGAAAGACTCGACTACACAGTTGCGAAAGCGAAAGAACTCGGTATAAAACTTGTCATTGTTCTTGTGAACAACTGGGACGACTTCGGTGGAATGAACCAGTACGTGAGGTGGTTTGGAGGAACCCATCACGACGATTTCTACAGAGATGAGAAGATCAAAGAAGAGTACAAAAAGTACGTCTCCTTCCTCGTAAACCATGTCAATACCTACACGGGTGTTCCTTACAGGGAAGAGCCCACCATCATGGCATGGGAACTGGCAAACGAGCCCAGGTGTGAAACGGACAAGTCTGGTAACACACTCGTTGAATGGGTAGAGGAGATGAGTGCTTACATAAAGAGTCTGGATCCAAACCACCTGGTTGCCGTGGGAGACGAGGGATTCTTCAACAACTACGAAGGCTTCAAACCTTACGGTGGAGAGGCCGAGTGGGCCTACAACGGCTGGTCCGGTGTTGACTGGAAGAAGCTCCTTTCGATAGAGACGGTGGACTTCGGCACGTTCCACCTCTATCCGTCCCACTGGGGTGTCAGTCCAGAGAACTATGCCCAGTGGGGAGCGAAGTGGATAGAAGACCACATAAAGATCGCAAAAGAGATCGGAAAACCCGTTGTTCTGGAAGAATATGGAATTCCAAAGAGTGCGCCAGTTAACAGAACGGCCATCTACAGACTCTGGAACGATCTGGTCTACGATCTCGGTGGAGATGGAGCGATGTTTTGGATGCTCGCGGGAATCGGGGAAGGCTGGGACAAGGATGAAAGGGGGTACTATCCGGACTACGACGGTTTCAGAATAGTGAACGACGACAGTCCAGAAGCGGAACTGATCAGAGAATACGCGAAGCTGTTCAACACAGGTGAAGACATAAGAGAAGACACCTGCTCTTTCATCCTTCCAAAAGACGGCATGGAGATCAAAAAGACCGTGGAAGTGAGAGTTGGTGTTTTCGACTACAGCAACACGTTTGAAAAGTTGTCTGTCAAAGTCGAAGATCTGGTTTTTGAAAATGAGATAGAGCATCTCGGATACGGAATTTACGGCTTCGATCTCGACACAACCCGGATCCCGGATGGAGAACATGAAAT from Thermotoga sp. Mc24 carries:
- a CDS encoding MurR/RpiR family transcriptional regulator, which codes for MKIRDKILNVYTQFSPAERKVADYVLERPDDVIHYSITEFAKIVGVSETTIHRMIKKLDFEGYQAFKIALARELSGLEETIERRDFIDEEIDILRRLKDTLDMKNVEKAVEWILSAHRILFFGVGLSGVVSEYASLKFSLLGFHTFFSNDPHVQVIEAVNLTGEDLVISISHTGNIRDTVKSTQVAKDMGAKTIAITTNRQSELAKVVHLVLQSPPVKYDTYEFLRENIGEIAVVDVLFKETFQRIYRERKKHFENLEGVFKPKRF
- a CDS encoding glycoside hydrolase 5 family protein; amino-acid sequence: MRRFMFILLIVELSFVLFASDEFVKVENGKFALNGKEFRFIGSNNYYMHYKSNRMIDSVLESARDMGIKVLRIWGFLDGESYCRDKNTYMHPEPGVFGVPEGISNAQSGFERLDYTVAKAKELGIKLVIVLVNNWDDFGGMNQYVRWFGGTHHDDFYRDEKIKEEYKKYVSFLVNHVNTYTGVPYREEPTIMAWELANEPRCETDKSGNTLVEWVEEMSAYIKSLDPNHLVAVGDEGFFNNYEGFKPYGGEAEWAYNGWSGVDWKKLLSIETVDFGTFHLYPSHWGVSPENYAQWGAKWIEDHIKIAKEIGKPVVLEEYGIPKSAPVNRTAIYRLWNDLVYDLGGDGAMFWMLAGIGEGWDKDERGYYPDYDGFRIVNDDSPEAELIREYAKLFNTGEDIREDTCSFILPKDGMEIKKTVEVRVGVFDYSNTFEKLSVKVEDLVFENEIEHLGYGIYGFDLDTTRIPDGEHEMFLEGHFQGKTVKDSIKAKVVNEARYVLAEEVDFSSSEEVKSWWNSGTWQAEFGSPDIEWNGEVGNGALQLNVKLPGKSDWEEVRVARKFERLSECEILEYDIYIPNVEGLKGRLRPYAVLNPGWVKIGLDMNNANVESAEIITFGGKEYRRFHVRIEFDRTAGVKELHIGIVGDHLRYDGPIFIDNVRLYKRTGGM